ACTGGTTAATATTTTTTTGTGGTAACTCCGCAGCTTTCTTTGCAACCGTCCCGTCTTCTTTCCGCATATATACATACACGTAAAACTTTTTGTCGCTAACCTTGTCCACCACCGGCCCGTCGATAACTGTGCGGTTACCGCGGCCAATGGTGTTATAATGTACAAATGGTACATGCGGAGCGTCAAGCTGGTTCTCTATACACCGCGAGTAATGTGTCTTCCAATAATCCTTCACTGTTGCGTATTGCAGATCAGCTGTAATATCGTCAAAATACTCGGGTGGTGTTATTGCTGCAAATTCATCACGTGATAAATCTTTCTCCGACCAATAAACAAACACGAGGCTGTCGCGTTCATACACGGGATACGCGCGGACTTTAAACCGTTCCTGCACAGGTGCGGTACGTCCGTTTGCGGGAATCGCAACGACTTTACCGTACATGTCATACTCCAACCCGTGGAACGGGCAGCGGATATGGTTAGCATCGCAGTACTCGCCGTAACTCAGCGCTACCCCGCGGTGGATACATTTGTCGAGTAAACACGAAAGTTTGCCGTTACCGTCACGCCAGAAAGCAAGTTTTTCGCCCAACCGCGTAACACCGAGTATGGTGTTCGATTTAACTTCATTTGACTCTAGCACTGCGTACCACTGGTTGTGTATCACTTTACCTCCCAAACGTTTTATATTATTACATATTTTACAAAACATACCGAGTAATTTGTTATATAATATAACCATTACGGTTGAGTTTCTATACTACGTAGATGCAGTGTAGAAAGCGGAGGAACCAAACTTGGTTGGCTTTAACTAGCCAATCTTGGGGCTAATGTCTGTAAAAAGATTAGAGGAGTCTCACCTCGAGCCCGACAGCTAACTTCGTAAATCCATAGAGAGAGTCAAAACCGGAGAAATGATGTCTCTGGTTTTTTATTTTGGGAGGTTATACAAAAATATGTTTGAACAAGAGTCTTTTATTACCAAGTTACGCCGGTTCGTTGTTGGAAAAGAAAAAAGCCCGTTGGACCGCAACATTTTCCAGCACATATCGCTCATCGCATTTTTCGCGTGGGTCGGACTGGGAGTAGACGGTTTATCGTCGTCGTGTTACGGCCCGGAAGAAACGTTCTTAGCGTTGGGCACACACATAAATTTAAGTTTAATAGTCGGGTTGATGACCGTCCTCACAATTTTTGTTATCAGCACCAGTTATTCACAAATAATCGAACTTTTCCCGCATGGCGGCGGCGGGTACCTCGTTGCCAGTAAATTATTGTCACCTACTTGGGGCGTAGTATCGGGTTGTGCATTACTTATAGACTACGTCCTCACGATTACCATTTCCGTAGCATGCGGTGCAGACGCAATTTTTAGTTTTTTACCCAATAATATTTTCCATTACAAATTATGGGTTGCACTGTTTTTTGTTGTAGTATTAACGATTATGAACTTACGGGGAGTGAAAGAATCTGTGGTTCCTCTCATCCCAATATTTCTATGTTTTGTCTTTACCCACTTATTTGCAATCGGATACGCGATAATCGGGCACGCATTTACTCTCCCTGCTGTAATACACAACGTCAGTACTGATATGGCGGCAACACATTCCCAACTTGGTTTGTTTGGAATAATTGCACTTCTAATGAAAGCGTATAGTATGGGAGCAGGAACGTATACTGGAATAGAAGCTGTTAGTAACGGATTACCGATCCTTCGTGACCCGAAAGTGGAAACTGGCAAAAAAACTATGCGGTACATGGCAATCTCTCTGTCGGTAGTCGTGATGGGGTTGATGACAGCGTACTTGCTTTATGACACCCACTTTGTTTCTGGAAAAACCCTTAACGCGGTACTGTTTGAAAAAATGACTGCTGACTGGGGTACTTCAGGAAAAATATTTCTTTGGATAACACTTGTTTCCGAAGCAATAATCCTTTTTGTTGCAGCGCAAACCGGTTTCTTGGACGGCCCCCGGGTGATGGCAAATATGGCGGTAGACCGGTGGGTCCCTACGAAATTCGCGAGTTTAAGCGATAGGTTAGTAACCCAGAATGGTATAGTACTAATGGGAATCGCTGCGGTTCTAATGATGTTTCTTTCTAAAGGGTCAGTAAAACTACTGGTAATTTTTTATAGTATCAACGTGTTTATCACATTTTGTTTATCCCAGCTTGGAATGGTTCGTTACTGGTGGAGTAACAGAAAACCGAAATGGAAACGCAAATTCGCGATTAACGCTATTGGATTCACTCTTTGCGCATTCATTTTATCATCCGTCGTAGTTATCAAATTTCATGAAGGCGGCTGGATTACGCTTACTGCAACCGGTTTACTCGCATTGTTGGCGGTTACTATAAAAAAATACTATTTGGACACAATGAAACAGGTACGCCGGTTGGATTCGCTTATGGACGCAACAAAAATATCGATTGACAAAATATTGCCTGATAAACATGAACCGTTTAATCCTAAAGCAAAGACCGCAGTCCTTTTTGTCAACGGGTACAACGGGCTTGGGCTGCATTCGTTGTTTAACGTTATCCGTTTGTTCGGAAACGAGTTCAAGAATTACGTTTTCGTGCAGATTGGCGTAGTTGACGCAGGAAATTTTAAAGGACACGAAGAATTGGACAACTTAAAACATCAAATAGTGAAAGATGTCGGCCAGTACTCAAACTTTATGGAACATCAAGGGTATCATTCGGAAGGCATGACTTTTATTGGAATTGACGTGATGTCAGCAATTAAAAAAATTGGCGCTGTCATCCTCGAAAAATACCCAAACTCAGTGTTTTTCGGTGGACAGCTGGTTTTTCCAGGAAATACTATAATCGACCGCTGGCTGCACAACTATACTGTATTCAGTATGCAACAACAGTTTTATCAGGAAGGAATTCCATTTATAATACTGCCAATCCGTGTGGACAAGAACATAAAGTAGCGAAAATACGCCCTATTGATAACATGACACGTTGTGGATCCCAATAAGCTTGTTATATGGTGCTACAGTATCTAATTTGACCTTCCATATTCTCATCAGATAATTATTTTGGCCATCAGCCGGGCATCTTGCTGCAACCACCCAAACCGCTCCGTCTATTATAGTCATTGAAGTGTTCATGTGCCTGCTCTGTTTTCCATGAGTACACATAAAGTCGTCGAGGTCAGTAACCATTTTCCAGGTTGCCGTATTATCCGTACTGACTGCGAGAGACATTCTGTTTCTGGGGTATTGCGGCATTTTAGGATAATCACCTGTATCAGTATTTTCCCAGGCAATATATTGATATCCTGTGGTTGGATCTCTACGCACACTGAAAGAGACCCGCGGTGATGGCAGTATAGTCGCAACCGGCGCGCTCCAACTTACACCATTATCAGTAGATACGCTTTCATAAAGATATTTCAAGTCTGTTCTGAAGAAAGCTTTAAGAGTGTTCGGACCGGTTTGAACAACAGCGCCTTCCTGCAAATTAATTCCAAACGTGGGATAGTCATGACGGGTCGTGGAAATTGTCCAGGTAATACCATTATCATCGCTATAATAAATATGGACTCCCCCTGTCTTTAAATTCGAGGATTCTCCTGACGCAAAGAAAATCCTGCCGTCGGTGGTTTGCATAAGTTTTCCCACCATAGTAATTCTGTTAGTCCAATCCGGATTGATATGATACGGCCCGTTCCAACTAACTCCACAATCTTCCGACGACCATGCCATGTATTTAAAGCCCAAACCTGATGAAGAACTTCTGCGCTCAAGCGTAATCAGGTTTCCGTTGTTAAGGACAAGTCCATCCCGGCCCATTTTCTCGTAGTGTCCTACCGATAAGGGAACAAATGTCCATGAAACTCCTTCATTAACAGACTCCCAAACTCCGTCTACGCCATTTTCAGTTGACTTCACAATATATTTCCCATTACTGAGTTTTAATACAGTCGATGAAAAGTTTTTGTATAAAAACCCGCCGATTTCTTTAACACCCTTATTAACCCTACCTTCTCCTGAATATACCACGTCGTCAAAAAACACGTCGCCATTTTTCACCTCTAATCCCACTCTTCCAAGCCCCGGTTTCATCGTTTTTCCTGAGAGCAACGGTGAGTTGATATCATCCAGATAAAGACTAACCTTATTTCCAACTGCAATTATCCGGGCTGTGTGCCAACCAACAACCAGCGGAGTTGAGGATGAACTGACGGCGATTATATTTACTGTATCGAGTAATGATATACGTTCCACTATTCTCCATTTTTGGTCGGAGTAGCTGTAGCTCGCATATAAATATGAATTATCGTCATTCCGTCTCACATGAAACGATAGGATCGTGGTGGTATTGCTTGAATTTACCTTGAATTTGCTTTCAAACTTTACGTCTCGTGCAAAAACGTGTAAAAGAGAATAAGTGTCATTCGCCATACTGTCGGCTCGATATACTTTGTTCGCTCCGTTTGCAAATACAGTCCACAAATTTTGGATGCAGCTATGATAATCATTATCCGTAGTTTCCATCCAATAGTCCGGCTTTGTTCCTTCTGGTTCATCTTCAAAATTATATGAGTATGTATAAGTACTGGAGGGTTCTCTGCTCAAATCCTTTACTGTAATATAATCTATATGAGCTTCACTCTCGGTAGCGTTACCTACAAAAAACCGGATTTCACCGGCACTTTTACTTTTATTTAATGTGTAACAGTCCACATAGTTTCCATCATAATATACTGCACCAAAACCTTTATCTACGATTACTTTATATGTATGCCAATTGGTGTCAGAAGACCAGGGTATAATTTTTACGGGCATACCATCCCACGTCTTTATGTATAAACCGTCTGTTCTAAAATACAACATCAGGTTATGCTTTCCGTTATACAAAGACAACCCCTGGTCATCACCAAATAAGTCTACCTTGTAGCTAACCTCAACCTGATATTTGTCAGGTAGTATCATACTTTTGCTTGCTAGCACAGTGTTTCCTACAGTATTCTTTAAATGAAGTTGTCCATTCGGACTGATTGCTTTTGTTCCCATTCCGGACATCGCCCATCCACTGATATTATTAAACTGTTCGTCGACAAGAATAGGCAGGGATCCTGTTTTTGCATTTACCGAAACTGCAAAGAGAAATATACTACACAAAACTACTGAAATTAGAATACTTGCTAATACCATTTGTTTTCTATTATTCATCCAACAACCGTTTGTGTCCCTGCAACCCTAAAAAATTATTTCACTTCCGCCAATACTCGTGGAATACCGTTCTTTGTACTGACAACCGCGAACCGTGCAGATGTTTTCAAACCAGCAACAGCAATATCAGCTACATCCAATGCACTGACAATCGTATCCACCCTACCGTCAACTGTTTTCACCGTAAGCTCAACAGTATCACCGTTATCCTTACGCGTAACCGTATCCACCACGCGCATACCACCAATGTACGGTTCGATTATCGACGCAAACGTTGTTTCACCCCCTTCGTGGCGCGAGAGGAGGTACCACAACCTCCGCGGGTTGCCAACCTTGTTTCTCGGCGGGTCGCCCTGCGCGAGGATAACTTCTCCCGGTGGTGACAACAATGTCACGCGTAACCGAACATCTTTAGGTTCCTTCAAACACTTCCAGGTATCCACGATTTTCCATTCGACTACTGGAATTTTTGACGGCTGTTTATCCCGGCAGATGTTGTACAAGTACTGGTAACCCGTTGCGGTATTCCACTTATCCTTTATTCCTCCGAGGTCAGCGTAAGGAGGAACGGTTTCACCAGCTAATGTCCCACTGGTTTGTGTAATAATGTTCAATCCTTCAGTCACAACCTCACCTTCCGCACCATGGAGGCTATAAACACAATCCTTCCCGCCTTTTACACGGAAAATATCAACTATATAAAATTGTGTATCCGACACGTCAACCATAACAACAGTGCGTTGATAAAGAGATGTTTGCGGATACACCGCTGGTGCGGTCACTTCCACAGCATGTACACCATTGCCGTCCATCACAAACTGCAGGTTGCCAACAACATTATTCTCCTGCTTCTTTTTATCTACCACCACGGTATTATGGCTGATAGTATTAGTTGTCCACTCAGCACGCGGAGCCCATACTGTTGCGTATTCCGGATATCCCAGATCGGGCATTAAACTTAGCCCATGAGCAAAAAGCTCGATATTCAACGTATCCTTATGCCCATGCCCGGTATTACGGCCGTGGTATAACGACACAGCCCGCGCGTTCTCGCCTTTCCCTGACCGCAAGATTGTACAACCATAACTCGGTAGGCTGTCAGTTTTGAAGACATACTCTCCCCGGGTATTTATCACGTTTTCAACCTTATGTGCAACAATTTCCGGGTCGGGATCAAACACAGTTTCGTACAACGCTTCAACAGAGTTATTGTTAAGATAATACGCCAACTGCGCAAATACATCATCTCCAAACACGCGATAAGCGTATAACATATCCCCGATTCCGGCACCGGCAGTGCCGGTACAACCCGTACGATGGCAGTCCCCGATATTCGGGCAATACTTGTCAATACAAGTTAACCTTACCGGAGCTAGAAACATTTGTTTATACTTTGGTTCTCCAATAAAACTATGTTTCTTATACCTGGGATAATGCTCCAAAACCTCGGATATACTGCGGAACATCACACGCCAGATGCCGTTATATCCCGGCGACGCTTCATTACCCATACCGTCGTCATCAACTTTCTCATCAAAAATATGCTGCATATTCCCACCGGTAAGTTTGTCATCCACGATTTTACTCGGTTGGAAGATCCAGTCAAGCCATTCATCAGTAACTTCCGGATCGTCGAGCACTACCCCAGCTAAGGTCATACAGTGCTGATGCATGCCTTCATTCCCTCTTATCCGCTGGGTGATAATCCCGTCATGTATTTCGTGAACAACATTTTTTTCTATCAATTTCTGGATTGCTACTGCGTCGACTACCCGCCCTGTTTTATTAGACAAATACTTGCATAATTCCGGATCGGACAACGCAGGAAATGCAGCGTCGTACGCGTTAAGCAGTATCGACGCAGTACCGGTTTCCCATATACGCCCGAATATTTTCCCCATTTTTGATCCGCCGTCACTGTTGAAACACCCGTGGTTCGCCCAGTATCCGTAGTCCATCCCGGGGTATAGCGTTGCAATGCGGTAAAGAAGGGTTAGTGCGATACGGGCGTAACTGCTGTCTCCGTTATAAATGTACGCATAACTCGTTTCAGTCAACCCGTTCAGCACCGTACTCCACGTGCCAAAATGGCCGTAGTATGCGAGGAAACGGTACGTGGTCCCGTCCTTATCCTTCCATCCAAACGTATCATCCACACCGTAGGTGTGTAAAGGATCCGTCGGGTTGGGATGGTCGGTATTGAACAACAACGAACGGTCCGCTTTCTCATATTCAAACTCGCCGGTGGGGCTGTTGCGTCTCCCGCTTTCATAAAACTTTGCAAAATCGTTTTTAGGGAACACTTCTCCGCAGGAAGGACATTCGATTTTCCACGGTTTGTTAAACACATCGATTTTCCAGGGATAATTACCGTAACAGTTAATTTTGTTGCCGCAGTTTGGACACCCTTTCTCAAGGTTGACCGTGATCCCGCGCGGAATTGGTTGAGGAGTCGCTAGTTCCCACAAACAACCGGGCGATGCGTTCACGAACTTCGCAGCGTTTGCGACAGTTTTATCTTTAATATCCTTCGCCCATTTGTACATCGCGATATTCTCACGTGCAATTGATACACGTTCCGCAGTGAATACCGTACTTTTAGTTTTTACCATAATCTAAATTTACACCATACTTTCTTTTTCATTAACAAACAGATATTTTATCATTTTTGAGGATTACAATTTCGGAAAGATTATTCAGCTGCTTTAACACAGTATTCGCGTAACAACCGTACATATATTTTATAATTCTCTATTGACACTTCCGGCGGTGTCTGGTGATCAACCGACGGTATATACCCGCCTTGTTTCATAACAGGTAACAGGCGTTCAAACTCTGTACGCATTGCAGCTTCACCGTGTTTCATTACCATCTTATCATATCCACCGATGAACCTCACCCGAGGATGTTTTACGCGTAACGCTGCAAGGTCCACCCCAGCCTGGCGTTCTAACGGTAAGAACGCATCGATCCCAACTTCTTCATACCACGGAATCAGCTGGGTAATATCACCGTCGGAATCAATCACAGGAACAATACCATAATCTTTCAACCGCGGGACTATGCGTTTGTAGTAGGGAACTAAAAATTCTTTGAACAACCCGTGAGACAACATCGGCCCGTGGTTGTATGACAGGTCTTCCATAAATGTCATGAAGTCAGGTTTGCATACCTTACAGATACTATCAAGCACACGAAAGTTATATTCTACTAAATCATTATTGATCGCATGCATAACATCAGGATAATCATAGAACGCGTATAAATGCTGTTCAATCCCGAAAAGTTTACGAGGAAACCAGAAAAATCCTTCAAAACTCAACCATATAACCAGCTTCCCCTGTCTCTGGAGTTCATCGTGCTGCTGTAACACCTCAGGATTAAACGGTTTATCAGAATACAAGTACGGTTTCACCCGAAGATAGCTTTGCATATCAGTCACCGCCTGGTGTTCAGGAAGTAGTTCCTTTTTATACGACGGCCTCATCCCCGGGAATACGTGCTGGCGATATGGATCAAGCCCAAAGTATTCACGGATGTCAAACACATCCTTAAGTTCTACAGGTAATCCTTCAGTATACCAGCGATTAACTGTTTTTGTCCACCACGAAGCCCATTCGATTACCGGCAGACGGTCAACAGGCTTGAATGCCATTGTGTTTTGAAACCGTTTTGTATTATCCATTTGTAATAATGCTATTAAATTATGCAATTCTTGGCAAGATGATATCTATTAACTTATTATCTGTTTAATAAGTTTTAAAAACTTATCTTTGTCCTGGCGTTCGATCCACGGTTTATGCCCGCACTTTTTGAGGAGATGAAACTCGACTTTTTCGGGAATTAACACTTTTTTCAGAGGTTTTTTCACTCCGAGAAACGGATGCGGGTCGTAGTTTCCGTGGATCACAACAACGGGGCAATTGATTTTCTTCCCGTAATTAAGTAATTTGCCAGTACGGCGCAGTTTCTCAGCTTCCTTCCAAACTTTTGCGTACACTGCGGGGTTAACCTCGCCGTTACTTGCAGACACCAACGATCGTCGTTTGGGTTTTAACAAAATAATTGGATCGTATGCGTCAACGGATTCCATAAACTTTCCGAATTTTGTTAACATAACTTTATCCGTGGTGTTTTTGGTACTACCACTTTTCTTGGTATTAAAACGATTAAGAAAATCTTGAACAAACAGTTTCTCGTCTTCCTTCATCCGTGAGAGACGGGTTGACATTATAGAATCCACATATTTTTGTTCAAACGGGCCGCTGCTGACCAACACAAGTTTTGCGATGTCCTCAGGATACCGTGCAGTATATATCCATCCGAGCCACGCACCCCAGGAGTGCCCGATCAGTGTTACCGGAGCAGCAGTTTCTTTAGAAATTATTGAGTGAAGTTCTTCGACCTGCCCGTTGATATTTTTTGCGGACTGCAAATGTTCCATCACGCCTGCGATGTCCCATCCCGCAACCGTCACAGCAACGTCATAAAGATCGCCCACCGCACCGGGCCCGCCGTGGAGCGCCACAATTTTGTACGGTTTTGTACCGTGTTTCCTAAACTTTTCCAAAACACATCTCTCCCCAACCTCAATACGGTTCCAACGGTATCCCGCTACCGCCCGACTGTAACACTTTACGTACGTACAACAACTCAAGCGGTGCCTGGATAAACAGTACCACTGTGATTATTAAATACACTTTTAACATATCTACCCCTGCGGCAACAAGATTACCTATCATCAGGGTTATGTCAAATATACCAAAGAACACAGCAGCAGGGATGAGTAAACCCGCGTAGTACGCCAGTGGGTAGGTAAGCCATTCAAGCCCGCCGATTATGATGTATAAAATCCCGGACCAGCGGGTTGTGCCTTTCTTAATCTCAGTAAACGCAATCCCTTGTACCACACCGGTATAAATCAATGTAAGAACAATGGGTAATACAAAAATACAAAAAAACGTGTTCATCAAATTACCAAACATATTCATGACAAACACAATCCCCGCGCATTTAAGCATTACTACGGGCTTACCTTCCTTCACACCCTCGCGATACTTACCAAATATTTTCTCCGTCTGCCCGGCTTTTCCAGTATCTGCGTTATGTATGAATTCCACAAATTTTTTGGGTAACTGTTTTTTTAACAACATCCCGACAAGAACGCATAGTATATACAATC
The DNA window shown above is from Elusimicrobiota bacterium and carries:
- a CDS encoding aromatic ring-hydroxylating dioxygenase subunit alpha; translated protein: MIHNQWYAVLESNEVKSNTILGVTRLGEKLAFWRDGNGKLSCLLDKCIHRGVALSYGEYCDANHIRCPFHGLEYDMYGKVVAIPANGRTAPVQERFKVRAYPVYERDSLVFVYWSEKDLSRDEFAAITPPEYFDDITADLQYATVKDYWKTHYSRCIENQLDAPHVPFVHYNTIGRGNRTVIDGPVVDKVSDKKFYVYVYMRKEDGTVAKKAAELPQKNINQ
- a CDS encoding APC family permease, producing the protein MFEQESFITKLRRFVVGKEKSPLDRNIFQHISLIAFFAWVGLGVDGLSSSCYGPEETFLALGTHINLSLIVGLMTVLTIFVISTSYSQIIELFPHGGGGYLVASKLLSPTWGVVSGCALLIDYVLTITISVACGADAIFSFLPNNIFHYKLWVALFFVVVLTIMNLRGVKESVVPLIPIFLCFVFTHLFAIGYAIIGHAFTLPAVIHNVSTDMAATHSQLGLFGIIALLMKAYSMGAGTYTGIEAVSNGLPILRDPKVETGKKTMRYMAISLSVVVMGLMTAYLLYDTHFVSGKTLNAVLFEKMTADWGTSGKIFLWITLVSEAIILFVAAQTGFLDGPRVMANMAVDRWVPTKFASLSDRLVTQNGIVLMGIAAVLMMFLSKGSVKLLVIFYSINVFITFCLSQLGMVRYWWSNRKPKWKRKFAINAIGFTLCAFILSSVVVIKFHEGGWITLTATGLLALLAVTIKKYYLDTMKQVRRLDSLMDATKISIDKILPDKHEPFNPKAKTAVLFVNGYNGLGLHSLFNVIRLFGNEFKNYVFVQIGVVDAGNFKGHEELDNLKHQIVKDVGQYSNFMEHQGYHSEGMTFIGIDVMSAIKKIGAVILEKYPNSVFFGGQLVFPGNTIIDRWLHNYTVFSMQQQFYQEGIPFIILPIRVDKNIK
- a CDS encoding sialidase family protein; translation: MNNRKQMVLASILISVVLCSIFLFAVSVNAKTGSLPILVDEQFNNISGWAMSGMGTKAISPNGQLHLKNTVGNTVLASKSMILPDKYQVEVSYKVDLFGDDQGLSLYNGKHNLMLYFRTDGLYIKTWDGMPVKIIPWSSDTNWHTYKVIVDKGFGAVYYDGNYVDCYTLNKSKSAGEIRFFVGNATESEAHIDYITVKDLSREPSSTYTYSYNFEDEPEGTKPDYWMETTDNDYHSCIQNLWTVFANGANKVYRADSMANDTYSLLHVFARDVKFESKFKVNSSNTTTILSFHVRRNDDNSYLYASYSYSDQKWRIVERISLLDTVNIIAVSSSSTPLVVGWHTARIIAVGNKVSLYLDDINSPLLSGKTMKPGLGRVGLEVKNGDVFFDDVVYSGEGRVNKGVKEIGGFLYKNFSSTVLKLSNGKYIVKSTENGVDGVWESVNEGVSWTFVPLSVGHYEKMGRDGLVLNNGNLITLERRSSSSGLGFKYMAWSSEDCGVSWNGPYHINPDWTNRITMVGKLMQTTDGRIFFASGESSNLKTGGVHIYYSDDNGITWTISTTRHDYPTFGINLQEGAVVQTGPNTLKAFFRTDLKYLYESVSTDNGVSWSAPVATILPSPRVSFSVRRDPTTGYQYIAWENTDTGDYPKMPQYPRNRMSLAVSTDNTATWKMVTDLDDFMCTHGKQSRHMNTSMTIIDGAVWVVAARCPADGQNNYLMRIWKVKLDTVAPYNKLIGIHNVSCYQ
- a CDS encoding heparinase II/III family protein; the protein is MVKTKSTVFTAERVSIARENIAMYKWAKDIKDKTVANAAKFVNASPGCLWELATPQPIPRGITVNLEKGCPNCGNKINCYGNYPWKIDVFNKPWKIECPSCGEVFPKNDFAKFYESGRRNSPTGEFEYEKADRSLLFNTDHPNPTDPLHTYGVDDTFGWKDKDGTTYRFLAYYGHFGTWSTVLNGLTETSYAYIYNGDSSYARIALTLLYRIATLYPGMDYGYWANHGCFNSDGGSKMGKIFGRIWETGTASILLNAYDAAFPALSDPELCKYLSNKTGRVVDAVAIQKLIEKNVVHEIHDGIITQRIRGNEGMHQHCMTLAGVVLDDPEVTDEWLDWIFQPSKIVDDKLTGGNMQHIFDEKVDDDGMGNEASPGYNGIWRVMFRSISEVLEHYPRYKKHSFIGEPKYKQMFLAPVRLTCIDKYCPNIGDCHRTGCTGTAGAGIGDMLYAYRVFGDDVFAQLAYYLNNNSVEALYETVFDPDPEIVAHKVENVINTRGEYVFKTDSLPSYGCTILRSGKGENARAVSLYHGRNTGHGHKDTLNIELFAHGLSLMPDLGYPEYATVWAPRAEWTTNTISHNTVVVDKKKQENNVVGNLQFVMDGNGVHAVEVTAPAVYPQTSLYQRTVVMVDVSDTQFYIVDIFRVKGGKDCVYSLHGAEGEVVTEGLNIITQTSGTLAGETVPPYADLGGIKDKWNTATGYQYLYNICRDKQPSKIPVVEWKIVDTWKCLKEPKDVRLRVTLLSPPGEVILAQGDPPRNKVGNPRRLWYLLSRHEGGETTFASIIEPYIGGMRVVDTVTRKDNGDTVELTVKTVDGRVDTIVSALDVADIAVAGLKTSARFAVVSTKNGIPRVLAEVK
- a CDS encoding uroporphyrinogen decarboxylase family protein, producing the protein MDNTKRFQNTMAFKPVDRLPVIEWASWWTKTVNRWYTEGLPVELKDVFDIREYFGLDPYRQHVFPGMRPSYKKELLPEHQAVTDMQSYLRVKPYLYSDKPFNPEVLQQHDELQRQGKLVIWLSFEGFFWFPRKLFGIEQHLYAFYDYPDVMHAINNDLVEYNFRVLDSICKVCKPDFMTFMEDLSYNHGPMLSHGLFKEFLVPYYKRIVPRLKDYGIVPVIDSDGDITQLIPWYEEVGIDAFLPLERQAGVDLAALRVKHPRVRFIGGYDKMVMKHGEAAMRTEFERLLPVMKQGGYIPSVDHQTPPEVSIENYKIYVRLLREYCVKAAE
- a CDS encoding alpha/beta hydrolase encodes the protein MEKFRKHGTKPYKIVALHGGPGAVGDLYDVAVTVAGWDIAGVMEHLQSAKNINGQVEELHSIISKETAAPVTLIGHSWGAWLGWIYTARYPEDIAKLVLVSSGPFEQKYVDSIMSTRLSRMKEDEKLFVQDFLNRFNTKKSGSTKNTTDKVMLTKFGKFMESVDAYDPIILLKPKRRSLVSASNGEVNPAVYAKVWKEAEKLRRTGKLLNYGKKINCPVVVIHGNYDPHPFLGVKKPLKKVLIPEKVEFHLLKKCGHKPWIERQDKDKFLKLIKQIIS